The proteins below come from a single Serpentinimonas raichei genomic window:
- a CDS encoding HIT family protein — protein sequence MSAGPELICPLCAHEGGLLLLRQHKLRIVRVAGAQDALPADVQTLVQPEALAEPFPAYYRVIWNAHVAEWSDLSEAEQGLCMRAVNAVERVLRLQLQPSKINLAALGNVVPHLHWHVLARFEWDSHYPAPVWAAAQRPLQAERLHALRQRLPACDAAIAALRL from the coding sequence GTGAGCGCGGGCCCCGAGCTGATCTGCCCCTTGTGCGCGCACGAGGGCGGGCTGCTGCTGCTGCGCCAGCACAAATTGCGCATCGTGCGCGTGGCGGGTGCGCAAGATGCGCTGCCAGCCGATGTGCAGACGCTGGTGCAGCCCGAGGCGCTGGCCGAGCCCTTCCCGGCCTACTACCGCGTGATCTGGAACGCCCACGTGGCCGAGTGGTCCGACCTGAGCGAGGCCGAACAGGGCTTGTGCATGCGCGCCGTCAACGCCGTCGAACGCGTGCTGCGCTTGCAGTTGCAACCCAGCAAGATCAACCTAGCGGCGCTGGGCAACGTGGTGCCGCACCTGCACTGGCATGTGCTGGCGCGCTTCGAGTGGGACAGCCACTACCCGGCCCCGGTCTGGGCCGCTGCCCAGCGCCCACTGCAGGCCGAGCGGCTGCACGCGCTGCGCCAGCGCCTGCCGGCCTGCGACGCCGCCATCGCCGCGCTGCGTCTGTGA
- a CDS encoding class I SAM-dependent methyltransferase, with translation MSQTHFGYAAVEEQDKARQVRAVFDSVAPRYDLMNDLMSGGLHRLWKRYAVAVANVQPGQRVLDLAGGTGDLARAFAPLVQPGGVVLHTDINEAMLREGHVRLLDAGVLLPTLVCDAERLPFAEGAFDLVTVAFGLRNMTHQQQALQEMNRVLRPGGKLLVLEFSKVAPPLQQAYDWYSFQVLPRLGQRVAGDAASYRYLAESIRMHPDQETLRGMMRQSGFGHVDVHNLTAGVTALHMGIKC, from the coding sequence ATGAGCCAAACCCATTTCGGATACGCCGCCGTCGAGGAACAAGACAAAGCCCGCCAGGTGCGCGCCGTGTTTGACTCGGTGGCGCCGCGCTACGACCTCATGAACGACCTCATGTCCGGCGGGCTGCACCGGCTCTGGAAGCGCTACGCGGTGGCGGTGGCCAACGTGCAGCCGGGCCAGCGCGTGCTCGACCTGGCCGGCGGCACCGGCGACTTGGCGCGCGCCTTTGCGCCCTTGGTGCAACCGGGCGGCGTGGTGCTGCACACCGACATCAACGAGGCCATGCTGCGCGAAGGGCACGTGCGCCTGCTCGACGCCGGCGTGCTGCTGCCCACGCTGGTCTGCGACGCCGAGCGCCTGCCCTTTGCCGAGGGCGCGTTCGACTTGGTCACGGTGGCCTTTGGCTTGCGCAACATGACGCACCAGCAGCAGGCGCTGCAAGAGATGAACCGCGTACTGCGCCCGGGCGGCAAGCTGCTGGTGCTGGAGTTCTCCAAGGTGGCACCGCCGCTGCAGCAGGCCTACGACTGGTACAGCTTTCAGGTGCTGCCCCGGCTCGGCCAGCGGGTGGCGGGCGACGCGGCCAGCTACCGCTATTTGGCGGAATCGATCCGCATGCACCCAGATCAGGAAACTTTGCGTGGCATGATGCGTCAAAGTGGCTTCGGACACGTCGATGTGCACAACCTGACGGCCGGGGTAACGGCCCTGCACATGGGCATCAAGTGTTGA
- a CDS encoding Tim44 domain-containing protein codes for MKFWSIFLALMLALTSFDAFAQKRFGGGGSFGQQSGNVQQRNATPQQAPGQQAAGQRAGGTQTPSRPWGAMLGGLAAGLGLAWLASSLGLGEEFATLLLLLLAGVAILAVVGLVLRSRAAAAGRSPFAMQGAGGQYTARSYQPGNVGNDASARPWERSQSGFGSNHPAPVQGAQYSGNQGGSLIGSGLGGSALGGSQSWGVPADFDTEGFLRASKANFVRVQEAWDRADIAALRTLMSDEMVGHIQAQLAERTAERERSGAPVVQTNEVLMLDAKLLGIEDRGIDYMASVEFSGMMREEGSAGPTPMREVWNITRPKQGPGGWLVAGVQALQ; via the coding sequence ATGAAGTTTTGGTCGATCTTTTTGGCGCTGATGCTGGCGCTCACCTCCTTCGATGCCTTTGCGCAAAAGCGCTTTGGCGGCGGCGGCTCATTTGGCCAGCAGTCGGGCAATGTGCAGCAGCGCAACGCCACACCGCAGCAGGCACCCGGCCAGCAGGCCGCGGGCCAGCGCGCCGGTGGCACGCAAACCCCATCGCGTCCGTGGGGCGCCATGCTGGGCGGTTTGGCCGCTGGCTTGGGCTTGGCTTGGCTGGCCTCCTCGCTCGGTTTGGGTGAAGAGTTCGCCACCCTGCTGCTGTTGCTGCTGGCCGGGGTAGCCATTTTGGCCGTGGTGGGCTTGGTGCTGCGCTCGCGCGCCGCCGCCGCTGGCCGCTCGCCCTTTGCCATGCAAGGCGCCGGTGGTCAGTACACCGCCCGCAGCTACCAGCCTGGCAACGTCGGCAACGACGCCTCGGCCCGGCCTTGGGAGCGCAGCCAGAGCGGCTTTGGCAGCAACCACCCGGCCCCGGTACAGGGGGCGCAATACAGTGGCAACCAAGGCGGCAGTCTGATTGGCTCCGGCTTGGGTGGCTCGGCGCTTGGCGGCAGCCAAAGCTGGGGCGTTCCGGCCGACTTCGACACCGAAGGCTTTTTGCGCGCCTCCAAAGCCAACTTCGTGCGCGTCCAAGAGGCCTGGGACCGCGCCGACATCGCCGCCCTGCGCACCCTCATGAGCGACGAAATGGTGGGCCACATCCAAGCCCAACTGGCCGAGCGCACGGCCGAGCGCGAGCGCAGCGGCGCGCCGGTGGTGCAGACCAACGAGGTGCTGATGCTGGATGCCAAGTTGCTGGGCATTGAAGACCGCGGCATCGACTACATGGCCAGCGTCGAGTTCTCGGGCATGATGCGCGAAGAAGGCTCGGCCGGCCCCACGCCCATGCGCGAAGTCTGGAACATCACCCGGCCCAAGCAAGGCCCAGGGGGCTGGCTGGTGGCGGGCGTGCAAGCGCTGCAATGA
- a CDS encoding SCP2 sterol-binding domain-containing protein — MKQPPFSFPSPPEALQRLFDALPKLPGLSGGLEALPEPPEWLRLELHNRLLLLLNHVLQQEPQAMERLRRQQGKPVQVQWGPFALKLQATAAGLLALAAPEAEPDLRIQLTERSPLALAQVALSGAKPALEIQGDVQLAAEVAWLFDNVRWDAEEDLSRLLGDAAAHRLVSGVRAGLAELKRFAEQAQTQAQGVGQALARGWRTPSPFGTYAGAAAPEPAPAPEASTPNPNRTGSGEPGASA; from the coding sequence ATGAAACAGCCCCCTTTTTCTTTTCCGTCCCCGCCCGAGGCGCTGCAGCGCCTGTTCGATGCGCTGCCCAAGCTGCCCGGTCTTTCCGGTGGCCTTGAGGCCCTGCCCGAGCCGCCCGAGTGGTTGCGCCTAGAGCTGCACAACCGCTTGCTGCTGTTGCTCAACCACGTGCTGCAGCAAGAGCCGCAGGCCATGGAGCGGCTGCGGCGCCAGCAAGGCAAGCCGGTGCAGGTGCAGTGGGGGCCGTTTGCGCTCAAGCTGCAGGCCACCGCAGCCGGTTTGCTGGCGCTGGCCGCGCCCGAGGCCGAGCCCGATCTGCGCATCCAACTCACCGAGCGCTCACCGCTGGCGCTGGCCCAAGTGGCCCTAAGCGGTGCCAAACCAGCGCTGGAAATTCAAGGCGATGTGCAGCTCGCGGCCGAGGTGGCGTGGTTGTTCGACAACGTGCGCTGGGACGCCGAAGAAGACCTCTCGCGCCTGCTGGGCGACGCTGCGGCGCACCGGCTGGTAAGCGGCGTGCGGGCTGGCTTGGCCGAACTCAAGCGCTTTGCCGAGCAGGCGCAGACGCAGGCGCAGGGCGTGGGCCAGGCGCTGGCGCGCGGCTGGCGCACCCCATCCCCCTTCGGCACCTACGCTGGGGCGGCGGCACCTGAGCCCGCACCCGCACCAGAGGCAAGCACCCCCAACCCCAACCGCACGGGCAGCGGCGAGCCCGGAGCCAGCGCGTGA
- the ubiB gene encoding ubiquinone biosynthesis regulatory protein kinase UbiB has protein sequence MRRFFRGAFIVWVVLRYGLDELVLSGFEHPLLALLRRFITVGRDLRAPRGLRLREALERLGPIFVKFGQVLSTRRDLMPPDIAEELAHLQERVPPFPSAVAVAIIEKAFGKPLNQVFAAFEQTPVASASIAQVHFAQLHDGREVAVKVLRPEMLQVIEKDLGLMRVMAGWVERLSRDGKRLKPRQVVAEFDKYLHDELDLIREASNAAQLRRNMQDLDLVLIPEMHWDWCRTEVLVMERMKGVPISQVERLRAAGVDIPRVAREGVTIFFTQVFRDGFFHADMHPGNIQVSLAPETFGRLISLDFGIVGTLTPTDKEYLAQNFTAFFRRDYKRVAELHVESGWAPPHTRIDELEAAIRAVCEPYFDRPLKEISLGMVLMRLFQTSRRFQVEIQPQLVLLQKTLLNIEGLGRELDPELDLWSTAKPFLEKWMLEQVGPQRLWQQLKAEAPLYAKLLPALPRLLHDYLQQRPTDLRREVQELVREQRRTNRLLQGIIYGGVGFVLGLLAMQLYVRVSLW, from the coding sequence ATCCGGCGCTTCTTTCGCGGCGCCTTCATCGTCTGGGTGGTGCTGCGCTACGGCCTCGACGAGCTGGTCTTGTCGGGCTTTGAACACCCGCTGCTGGCGCTGCTGCGTCGCTTCATCACGGTAGGGCGCGATCTGCGCGCCCCACGCGGGCTGCGCCTGCGCGAGGCGCTGGAGCGGCTGGGTCCGATCTTCGTCAAATTCGGTCAGGTGCTCTCGACCCGGCGCGACCTGATGCCGCCCGATATTGCCGAGGAGCTGGCGCACCTGCAAGAGCGGGTGCCGCCCTTTCCCAGCGCGGTGGCGGTGGCGATCATCGAAAAAGCCTTTGGCAAGCCGCTGAATCAGGTGTTTGCTGCGTTTGAGCAAACCCCGGTGGCCAGCGCCTCCATCGCCCAGGTGCATTTTGCGCAACTGCACGACGGGCGCGAGGTGGCGGTCAAGGTGCTGCGCCCCGAGATGCTGCAAGTGATCGAAAAAGACCTCGGCCTCATGCGCGTGATGGCCGGCTGGGTGGAGCGGCTGTCGCGCGATGGCAAGCGCCTGAAACCGCGTCAGGTGGTGGCCGAGTTCGATAAATACCTGCACGACGAGCTCGACCTCATACGCGAAGCCTCCAACGCGGCCCAGTTGCGCCGCAATATGCAAGACCTCGATCTGGTGCTGATCCCGGAAATGCACTGGGACTGGTGCCGCACCGAGGTGTTGGTGATGGAGCGCATGAAAGGGGTGCCGATCAGCCAAGTCGAGCGGCTGCGCGCCGCCGGTGTCGACATCCCGCGCGTGGCGCGCGAAGGGGTGACGATTTTTTTCACCCAAGTGTTTCGGGATGGTTTTTTCCATGCCGATATGCACCCCGGCAACATCCAGGTCAGCCTCGCGCCCGAGACCTTTGGTCGCCTGATTTCGCTCGACTTTGGCATCGTTGGCACCCTGACGCCGACCGACAAAGAGTATCTGGCGCAGAATTTCACCGCTTTTTTCCGGCGCGACTACAAGCGCGTGGCCGAGCTGCACGTGGAAAGCGGCTGGGCGCCGCCGCACACCCGCATCGACGAGCTCGAAGCCGCCATCCGCGCGGTGTGCGAGCCTTACTTCGACCGCCCCTTGAAAGAAATCTCGCTCGGCATGGTGCTGATGCGGCTGTTCCAGACCTCGCGCCGCTTCCAGGTCGAAATCCAGCCGCAACTGGTGCTGCTGCAAAAAACCCTGCTCAACATCGAGGGGTTGGGGCGCGAGCTCGACCCCGAGCTCGACCTCTGGAGCACCGCCAAGCCCTTTTTGGAAAAGTGGATGCTGGAGCAGGTGGGGCCGCAGCGCCTGTGGCAGCAGCTCAAGGCCGAAGCGCCGCTGTACGCCAAGCTGCTGCCCGCCCTGCCGCGGTTGCTGCACGACTACCTGCAGCAGCGTCCGACCGACTTGCGGCGCGAGGTGCAAGAGCTGGTGCGCGAGCAGCGCCGCACCAACCGGCTGCTGCAGGGGATCATCTACGGCGGGGTGGGCTTCGTGCTGGGGTTGCTGGCGATGCAGCTTTATGTGCGGGTGAGTTTGTGGTGA
- a CDS encoding FmdB family zinc ribbon protein, which yields MPIYAYQCESCGHAKDVLQKVSADPLTTCPACGAESFKKQLTAAGFQLKGSGWYQTDFRNGSAAAPAAAAGATSVAPAAADAATAAAPAGPCGQPCAAACQA from the coding sequence ATGCCCATCTACGCCTATCAGTGTGAGTCTTGCGGTCACGCCAAAGACGTGCTGCAAAAAGTCTCTGCCGATCCGCTCACCACCTGCCCGGCCTGCGGGGCCGAGAGCTTCAAAAAACAGCTCACCGCCGCTGGTTTTCAGCTCAAGGGCAGCGGCTGGTACCAGACCGATTTTCGCAATGGCTCGGCCGCTGCGCCAGCCGCTGCTGCGGGTGCCACCAGTGTCGCCCCGGCCGCTGCCGATGCCGCCACCGCCGCCGCCCCGGCTGGCCCCTGCGGCCAGCCTTGTGCCGCGGCCTGTCAAGCCTGA
- the aspS gene encoding aspartate--tRNA ligase: MSMRSHYCGLVTEALLGQTLSLCGWVNRRRDHGGVIFIDLRDREGSLQVVCDPDRAEMFQIAEGLRNEFCVQIKGVLRARPAGTANEALKSGQVELLCHEIVVLNPSVTPPFPLDDEHLSETTRLTHRVLDLRRPAMQRNLMLRYRVAMQVRQFLDAHGFIDIETPMLTKSTPEGARDYLVPSRVHDGHFFALPQSPQLFKQLLMVAGFDRYYQITKCFRDEDLRADRQPEFTQIDIETSFLGEQEIRDLFQGMITAVFQQALGVDLGAFPVMAYADAMHRFGSDKPDLRVQLEFTELTDTMAGVDFKVFSSAAQMKGGRVVALRVPGGAELSRSEIDAYTEFVKIYGAKGLAWIKVNDVAAGREGLQSPIVKNLHDAALAEVLRRSGAQNGDLLFFGADKAKVVNDAIGALRLKIGHSEFAKARGLFQPGWAPLWVVDFPMFEYDDEAARWNAVHHPFTAPKDGHEALMGSDPGRCIAKAYDMVLNGWELGGGSVRIHRAEVQSQVFAALGIGPDEARAKFGFLLDALQYGAPPHGGLAFGLDRLVTLMTGAESIRDVIAFPKTQRAQCLLTQAPSLVDEKQLRELHIRLRNPDAVRT, encoded by the coding sequence ATGTCGATGCGCAGCCACTATTGCGGTCTGGTCACTGAAGCCCTGTTGGGCCAAACCCTGAGCCTGTGCGGTTGGGTCAATCGCCGTCGCGACCACGGCGGCGTGATCTTCATCGACCTGCGCGACCGCGAGGGTTCGCTGCAAGTGGTGTGCGACCCAGACCGGGCCGAGATGTTTCAGATCGCCGAAGGGCTGCGCAACGAGTTTTGCGTGCAGATCAAGGGCGTGCTGCGCGCGCGCCCAGCCGGCACCGCCAACGAGGCGCTCAAGAGCGGCCAAGTGGAGCTGCTGTGCCACGAGATCGTGGTGCTCAACCCCTCGGTCACGCCGCCGTTCCCGCTCGACGACGAGCACCTGAGCGAAACCACGCGCCTGACGCACCGCGTGCTGGATCTGCGCCGCCCCGCCATGCAGCGCAACCTGATGCTGCGCTACCGCGTGGCCATGCAGGTGCGCCAGTTCCTCGATGCGCACGGCTTCATCGACATCGAAACCCCGATGCTCACCAAGAGCACCCCCGAAGGCGCGCGCGACTACCTCGTGCCCAGCCGCGTACACGACGGCCACTTCTTTGCGCTGCCGCAGTCGCCCCAGTTGTTCAAGCAGTTGCTGATGGTGGCCGGCTTTGATCGCTACTACCAGATCACCAAGTGCTTTCGCGACGAAGACCTGCGCGCCGACCGCCAGCCCGAATTCACCCAGATCGACATCGAAACCTCCTTCTTGGGCGAGCAAGAAATCCGCGACCTGTTCCAAGGCATGATCACGGCCGTGTTCCAGCAGGCGCTGGGCGTTGATCTGGGTGCGTTTCCGGTCATGGCCTACGCCGACGCCATGCACCGCTTCGGCTCCGACAAGCCCGATCTGCGCGTGCAGCTCGAATTCACCGAGCTCACCGACACCATGGCCGGGGTCGATTTCAAGGTCTTTAGCAGCGCGGCGCAAATGAAGGGCGGGCGCGTGGTGGCGCTGCGCGTGCCGGGCGGGGCCGAGCTCAGCCGCAGCGAGATCGACGCCTACACCGAGTTCGTCAAAATCTACGGTGCCAAGGGCCTGGCTTGGATCAAGGTCAACGACGTGGCGGCCGGGCGCGAGGGCCTGCAAAGCCCGATCGTCAAAAACCTGCACGACGCCGCGCTGGCCGAGGTGTTGCGGCGCAGCGGGGCGCAAAACGGCGACCTGCTGTTCTTTGGGGCCGACAAAGCCAAGGTCGTCAACGACGCCATCGGCGCCCTGCGCCTGAAAATCGGCCACAGCGAATTCGCCAAGGCACGCGGCCTGTTCCAGCCCGGCTGGGCCCCGCTGTGGGTGGTCGATTTCCCGATGTTCGAATACGACGACGAAGCCGCGCGCTGGAACGCCGTGCACCACCCCTTCACCGCGCCCAAAGACGGGCACGAGGCGCTCATGGGCAGCGACCCTGGCCGCTGCATCGCCAAAGCCTACGACATGGTGCTCAACGGCTGGGAGTTGGGCGGCGGCTCGGTGCGCATCCACCGCGCCGAGGTGCAAAGCCAGGTTTTTGCCGCGCTCGGCATCGGGCCGGACGAAGCGCGCGCCAAGTTCGGCTTCTTGCTCGACGCGCTGCAATACGGCGCACCGCCGCACGGCGGGCTGGCTTTCGGGTTGGATCGGCTGGTCACGCTCATGACCGGGGCCGAGTCCATCCGCGACGTGATCGCCTTCCCCAAAACCCAGCGCGCCCAGTGCCTGCTCACGCAAGCCCCGAGCCTGGTCGATGAAAAGCAACTGCGCGAGCTCCATATCCGACTGCGCAACCCGGATGCCGTCCGGACCTGA
- a CDS encoding DUF883 family protein: MTDHVSPSKDKLVADLRLVVADAEELLAATAHQTGDALAALRERAQENLRNARHKLVGLEDDVRIKAREACHATNHYVHEHPWTAIGVAAGVGLLVGMLISRR; this comes from the coding sequence ATGACCGATCACGTAAGCCCCTCCAAAGACAAACTCGTTGCCGACCTGCGGCTCGTCGTCGCCGACGCCGAGGAGCTTCTTGCCGCGACCGCGCACCAAACCGGCGACGCCTTGGCGGCGCTGCGCGAGCGCGCACAAGAAAACCTGCGCAACGCCCGCCACAAACTGGTTGGCCTCGAAGACGATGTGCGCATCAAGGCGCGTGAAGCCTGCCACGCCACCAACCACTACGTGCACGAGCACCCGTGGACGGCGATCGGCGTCGCTGCTGGCGTTGGCTTGCTGGTCGGCATGCTGATCAGCCGCCGCTAA
- a CDS encoding phage holin family protein has translation MPSLRPDNGSDSARPTWTSALSGVVRDAVALARVRLELLALEGRSHAQAVVLLLLLGWAALCLFLLGLAFLAVMLTVLWWDTPYRVLALAAFAFVFLTLGAVGAAWAWRNWVVQRNWFEATRQELAADARKLRP, from the coding sequence ATGCCGTCGCTGCGTCCCGATAACGGGTCTGATTCGGCGCGGCCGACTTGGACATCCGCCCTGAGCGGCGTCGTGCGCGACGCCGTGGCCTTGGCCAGGGTGCGGCTGGAATTGCTGGCGCTCGAAGGTCGCAGCCACGCCCAAGCGGTGGTGCTGCTGCTGTTGCTGGGCTGGGCGGCGTTGTGCCTGTTCCTGCTCGGGCTGGCATTTTTGGCCGTGATGCTCACGGTGCTGTGGTGGGACACCCCCTACCGCGTGTTGGCGCTGGCCGCCTTTGCCTTTGTGTTCCTCACCCTTGGGGCGGTGGGTGCGGCTTGGGCTTGGCGCAACTGGGTCGTGCAGCGCAACTGGTTCGAGGCCACCCGCCAAGAGCTGGCGGCCGATGCGCGAAAGCTGCGCCCATGA
- a CDS encoding YqjK family protein gives MMSAGRDYWQRRAALQQQSAQLRDRLEGQVQALQPVWQVVDGTQRGVGWLRQRPWVLALGLLVLARKPRTVLHWGWRAWRGWRWASRWLGR, from the coding sequence ATGATGTCCGCCGGCCGCGATTACTGGCAGCGCCGGGCGGCCCTGCAGCAGCAGTCGGCACAGTTGCGCGACCGGCTCGAAGGGCAGGTGCAGGCGCTGCAGCCGGTGTGGCAGGTGGTCGATGGCACGCAACGCGGCGTCGGCTGGTTGCGCCAGCGGCCTTGGGTGCTGGCGCTGGGCCTGCTGGTGCTGGCGCGCAAGCCACGCACGGTGCTGCATTGGGGCTGGCGCGCGTGGCGCGGCTGGCGCTGGGCCAGCCGGTGGCTGGGCCGTTGA
- the motA gene encoding flagellar motor stator protein MotA produces the protein MKLIFGLLFGIGCIFGGYVIAGGKMGAIMAALPVKMMIIMGGALGAFVINNKPAVLKGAWAGIGKAAKGSKYSKARAMELLALLYEILQKARKEGLMAIESDVETPDASPLFQKYPTIAADHHAVEFITDYLRMMVSGNLNAHEIESLMDSEIETHHQEGHAVVAAYSRLAGALPAFGIVAAVLGVIQTMGSVTEPPEILGAKIGSALLGAFLGIFLGYAIFEPLAGTLEQKLEEDTKELQCIRTTLLASMQGYAPMTAIEFGRKVLYSTERPTFTELEGHVKQKK, from the coding sequence ATGAAGCTGATATTTGGTTTGCTGTTTGGCATAGGCTGCATCTTTGGCGGCTATGTGATCGCGGGCGGCAAGATGGGGGCCATCATGGCGGCGCTTCCCGTCAAGATGATGATCATCATGGGCGGTGCGCTGGGGGCCTTCGTCATCAACAACAAGCCTGCGGTGCTCAAGGGTGCGTGGGCCGGCATCGGCAAGGCGGCCAAGGGCTCCAAATACTCCAAGGCGCGGGCCATGGAGCTGCTGGCGCTGCTGTATGAGATTTTGCAAAAAGCGCGCAAGGAAGGGCTGATGGCGATCGAGTCCGACGTCGAAACCCCCGATGCGTCGCCTTTGTTCCAGAAATACCCCACCATCGCCGCCGACCACCATGCGGTCGAGTTCATCACCGACTACCTGCGCATGATGGTCTCGGGCAATCTGAACGCGCACGAGATCGAGTCCCTCATGGACAGCGAGATCGAAACCCACCACCAAGAGGGCCATGCCGTGGTGGCGGCGTACTCCAGGCTGGCCGGAGCCTTGCCGGCCTTTGGCATCGTGGCCGCGGTGCTGGGCGTGATTCAGACCATGGGCTCCGTCACCGAACCGCCCGAGATTCTGGGGGCCAAAATTGGCTCTGCCTTGTTGGGCGCTTTTCTGGGGATTTTTCTGGGCTATGCGATTTTCGAGCCACTCGCGGGCACGTTGGAGCAAAAGCTGGAAGAAGACACCAAAGAGCTGCAATGCATCCGCACCACCTTGTTGGCCAGCATGCAGGGCTACGCCCCCATGACGGCGATCGAGTTTGGGCGCAAGGTGCTGTACTCCACGGAACGGCCCACCTTCACCGAGCTCGAAGGGCATGTCAAGCAAAAGAAATGA
- the motB gene encoding flagellar motor protein MotB — protein sequence MSATGKPLQPIIIKRIKKAGHAAHGGAWKIAYADFVTAMMALFLLLWLLGASTEDQRRGIADYFNAPVMVALFGEPGARATITPLPGGGMDLLRPDTPLETRPEQTQEQRNDWALRQALMQYDRQRVEDLRLKIEQAIQANPQLAEMSHQIRLEMVQDGLYIQIVDEQDRPMFATGSPLVQPHLRAIVREIAVSLAEVPNRMSLSGHTDATPFGRGALGYSNWELSADRANAARRELMAAGIPEQKIARVVGMGPSQPLLPEAPFDPRNRRISILVLTQDAEERMTRSIAGAGVSPLSSVAAPAAPAPTPAATQPPTSPPPQGATLGSVALPPLPSLAPPAPAGR from the coding sequence ATGAGCGCCACCGGCAAGCCGCTGCAGCCCATCATCATCAAGCGCATCAAGAAGGCGGGGCATGCTGCGCACGGCGGCGCTTGGAAAATCGCCTACGCCGACTTTGTCACGGCCATGATGGCCCTTTTTTTGCTGCTCTGGCTGCTGGGTGCGTCCACCGAGGACCAACGGCGCGGGATTGCGGATTACTTCAACGCCCCCGTCATGGTGGCCTTGTTTGGTGAACCGGGTGCCAGGGCCACCATTACCCCACTGCCCGGCGGCGGGATGGATTTGTTGCGGCCCGATACACCGCTCGAAACCCGCCCCGAGCAGACGCAGGAGCAAAGGAATGACTGGGCCTTGCGCCAGGCGCTGATGCAGTATGACCGGCAGCGCGTGGAGGACCTGCGCCTCAAGATCGAGCAAGCCATCCAAGCCAATCCGCAATTGGCCGAGATGAGCCATCAGATTCGGCTCGAAATGGTGCAAGATGGGCTCTACATCCAGATCGTCGATGAGCAGGACCGCCCCATGTTTGCCACCGGCAGCCCGCTGGTGCAACCGCATTTGCGCGCCATCGTGCGCGAAATCGCCGTCTCGTTGGCCGAGGTGCCAAACCGCATGTCGCTCTCCGGCCACACCGACGCCACCCCCTTTGGTCGTGGCGCGCTGGGCTACAGCAACTGGGAGCTGTCAGCCGATCGCGCCAATGCGGCGCGCCGCGAACTGATGGCCGCTGGGATCCCGGAGCAAAAAATCGCCCGCGTGGTGGGCATGGGCCCGAGTCAGCCGCTGCTGCCCGAAGCCCCGTTTGATCCACGCAACCGGCGCATCAGCATTTTGGTGCTGACCCAAGATGCCGAAGAGCGCATGACGCGCTCGATCGCCGGCGCTGGGGTGTCGCCTTTGAGCAGTGTCGCCGCACCCGCAGCCCCGGCCCCCACCCCAGCGGCGACGCAGCCCCCCACATCGCCACCACCCCAAGGCGCCACCTTGGGCTCGGTCGCCTTGCCTCCTTTGCCCAGCTTGGCCCCGCCCGCGCCAGCGGGCCGTTGA
- the cheY gene encoding chemotaxis response regulator CheY, translating into MPDLRFLIVDDFSTMRRIVRNLLKEIGHADADEAEDGVVALHKLRNGKFDFVVSDINMPNMNGFELLTQIKSDDKLKHLPVLMVTAEARKEDIIAAAQGGAAGYIVKPFTKATLEEKLANIFKKMGW; encoded by the coding sequence ATGCCAGACTTGCGCTTTTTGATCGTTGACGACTTCTCCACCATGCGCCGCATCGTGCGCAATCTGCTCAAAGAAATCGGCCATGCCGACGCCGATGAGGCAGAGGACGGCGTGGTGGCCCTGCACAAGCTGCGCAATGGCAAGTTCGACTTCGTCGTCTCCGACATCAACATGCCCAATATGAACGGCTTCGAGCTGCTGACGCAGATCAAGTCCGACGACAAGCTCAAGCACCTCCCGGTGCTGATGGTCACCGCTGAAGCGCGCAAAGAAGACATCATTGCCGCCGCCCAAGGGGGGGCGGCGGGCTACATCGTCAAGCCCTTTACCAAGGCCACGCTGGAAGAAAAGCTGGCCAATATTTTCAAAAAAATGGGCTGGTGA